From the genome of Methanothrix soehngenii GP6:
GGAAGATTGGCACCTATGAAGTAACCATGGTGACGAAGTCCTGCACTGCCGTTCCCAATAAGCCCATGACCAGGGCCAAGAAAGAGGAGATCCTTCAGGCGGAGGAGTATCTGGATCTGGTGAGCATGGCTCGGGCTTTAGCCTCCGAGATGACGGTGACGAGAATAGGGTATGAACTGGGTTCTGTTGTTAGGATCGATCAGTGAAGGCTCTGTGTTTGATTGGATTACAGATAACGGATTTTAACCACAAAGAGCACAAAGATCACAAAGGCCTCGCAAAGGTAATCCAGTTCTTGATAGCCCAATAATCCTTTGGTGCGGTCTTTGTGTCCTTTGTGCGCTTTGTGGTTTATGGCTCTTCGCTGAATTATTTGGGTGAGGTACGGCAGCGGTTATAACTCTGTTCCTCTGTGGTTGGGTCAGAGCATAGCGGTTCACCACAGGGGCAAAAGAATACAGAGAATTCGCGATTCAAGTTCCCCCATGCTACATAGCGAGGAGCCAGTTTGATTTATTGCCTCATGTGCATGACTTTCGACCAAAACATAAATATTTAAAGAAGTTCATGATGAGTGAATTGTCGCAAAGATAGAGAAAAGCGCCCAGAGCAGGAAGGAAGATCCCGTCCTGCAGTCAAATGAGCGGAGGTATGTTCTGTTGGAAGAGAAAGAGAGAAGGGAAAAGAAAGGAAAGGGCAGGATGACAGTGCAGGAGGCGGGGAGAAAAGGGGGTATGAAGACTGCCGAGACCCATGGCAGGGAGTTTTATGAAAAGATCGGCCATATGGGCGGCCAGAAGGTAAAGGAGCTGATTGAAGAGGGAAAGAAGGCCCTGGGCCGTTCTGGATAAATTAATGTCTTTTTTATCTTTCTGTGGAGTGCTCTTTCGGGCTTTTTGTGGAGGAGATCTTCCTATGATTCCGCCTTCTCATCCCGCATCTTGACCAGGAGCCAGCCGCGTGGGGTCCTGGTGAGGGCGAAGCCGCCCTGCAGCCTTTTGCCCTTTAGCCAGAATGAGGCATGGCCGCCTTTCAGGGCCTGGGAGAGGGAGATTTCCTGGCCATCCTTATTTGAAAGGTTCTGGTATATGCCCCGATCCCAGATGGCCACTGTTCCTGCACCGTACTCGCCCTCGGGAATAGTGCCCTCAAACGAGGCGTATTCAATCGGATGGTCCTCGGTCTGGACTGCCAGGCGTTTGTCCTTTGGATTCATGGAGGGGCCCTTGGGAACGGCCCAGGATTTCAAAACCCCATCTACCTCCAGCCGAAAGTCGTAGTGCAACTGGCGGGAATGGTGCTCTTGCACCACAAAGATCTGGCTGCCCGAATTCGCTCTCTTATCGGCGATCTTTGGAGGATTGGGCTCAGAGGTAACAGCGAAGTTCCTCTTCTCTTGATAGCTTTTAAGCGCATCGGGGTTCATAGGAATCCTTCCATTATAGTTTGAGCAGTGCCAGCAGAGGAGCACCAGCATCAACCCTTTCAGATGCATGCTTTGCAGATGTATAAATTCTATCTACTCACTATCCGAGGGGGCTTTTGATTGGAGTCCTCTATGATCCTTGTGCGCTTTCAGTGGCTCAATGCTTCATGCGATTATTGTTTATCCAGCGCCAGCTCATCACCCACATTCAGGCCGTGCCCGGAGGGGGCCCTCATCTTGAGGAATAGATCCCCCTTATTTATGCCAGCATCGGGGATCTCCTCTTCGACGATGTTGCTTTCCAGGATCTCCAGGGCCCGGCAGTGCTCCTTGGCCA
Proteins encoded in this window:
- a CDS encoding DNA polymerase ligase N-terminal domain-containing protein — translated: MNPDALKSYQEKRNFAVTSEPNPPKIADKRANSGSQIFVVQEHHSRQLHYDFRLEVDGVLKSWAVPKGPSMNPKDKRLAVQTEDHPIEYASFEGTIPEGEYGAGTVAIWDRGIYQNLSNKDGQEISLSQALKGGHASFWLKGKRLQGGFALTRTPRGWLLVKMRDEKAES